A section of the Ruania halotolerans genome encodes:
- the panC gene encoding pantoate--beta-alanine ligase — protein sequence MSSRPGRLGVGVIGAGRVGAVLASALRAAGHAIVGASGSSEESRDRIDALLPHVPVLDVQDIVERSELVLLTVPDDVLPGLVSGLARLGAFQPGQLLVHTAGRFGVDVLAPARAAGSIPLAIHPAMTFTGTSVDLGRLEGAPFAVTADAPVLPIAQALVVEIGGEPVVLAESARPLYHAALAHGANHLVTLTSQAIRVLSSAGVPEGGTLLAPLLGAALDGALRGGETSLTGPVVRGDAGTVADHLRALVDLASQDPSLVDIPETYAGLARATVQRCLATRRITEATAGRLLDALEPGTPPSALGAPEAGARGASTPPEVIHTVAQLRQRRESWTEPVAVVMTMGALHEGHLALVRRARTLAPKVLVTIFVNPLQFGAGEDLDAYPRTLDTDVAALSAEGVDLVFAPPVTEMYPDGDPQVTLTAGRMGQVLEGESRPGHFDGMLTVVGKLLHLTRADVALFGQKDAQQLALVRRLVADQNLPVRIEAVPIVREGDGLAMSSRNVYLDEEERVAALVLSRAMRAGASAAAGGGSVRDVLAAAQRELDGADSCVQPVYLALVDEETMEPVRADDPTAQVKPALLLVAARVGNTRLLDNAVIVWRPQGEV from the coding sequence GTGAGTTCTCGTCCAGGCCGGCTCGGAGTCGGCGTGATCGGTGCGGGGCGCGTCGGTGCCGTACTGGCCAGCGCGCTGCGCGCGGCCGGCCATGCCATCGTCGGTGCTAGCGGCTCGTCGGAGGAATCCCGGGACCGGATCGACGCCCTGCTGCCGCACGTCCCTGTTCTGGACGTGCAAGACATCGTCGAACGCAGCGAGTTGGTGCTGCTGACTGTTCCCGACGACGTCCTCCCCGGCCTGGTCTCCGGCCTCGCCAGGCTCGGAGCGTTCCAACCCGGTCAACTTCTCGTGCATACGGCCGGGCGGTTCGGCGTGGACGTCCTTGCCCCGGCGCGCGCGGCCGGATCGATCCCCCTGGCCATCCACCCCGCGATGACCTTCACCGGTACCAGTGTGGATCTGGGGCGCCTCGAAGGAGCCCCATTCGCCGTGACGGCCGACGCGCCGGTCCTTCCGATCGCGCAAGCGCTCGTGGTGGAGATCGGGGGGGAGCCAGTGGTCCTCGCCGAGAGCGCCCGGCCGTTGTATCACGCTGCCCTCGCGCACGGTGCGAACCACCTCGTCACACTCACCTCCCAAGCGATCCGGGTGCTTTCCAGCGCAGGCGTCCCCGAGGGGGGCACACTGCTCGCTCCCTTACTCGGCGCAGCCCTGGACGGGGCACTGCGCGGTGGGGAGACGTCACTGACCGGGCCAGTGGTGCGCGGAGATGCCGGCACCGTCGCCGACCACCTGAGGGCATTGGTCGACCTGGCCTCGCAAGACCCGAGCCTGGTCGACATCCCGGAGACCTACGCCGGGCTCGCCCGGGCCACCGTGCAGCGATGCCTGGCAACAAGACGGATCACCGAAGCCACCGCGGGGCGCCTCCTGGACGCTCTCGAACCTGGAACCCCACCCTCGGCTCTGGGCGCCCCGGAGGCAGGAGCCCGCGGTGCGAGCACCCCACCCGAGGTCATCCACACTGTGGCCCAGCTCCGGCAGCGACGAGAATCGTGGACGGAACCGGTCGCCGTCGTGATGACCATGGGGGCTCTGCACGAAGGCCATCTGGCGCTTGTGCGCCGTGCCCGCACCCTGGCACCGAAGGTGCTGGTGACGATCTTTGTGAACCCCTTGCAGTTCGGAGCGGGCGAAGACCTTGACGCCTACCCGCGCACCCTCGATACCGATGTGGCCGCCCTGAGCGCCGAGGGGGTGGACCTGGTGTTCGCACCGCCGGTGACCGAGATGTATCCCGATGGTGATCCGCAGGTCACGTTGACGGCGGGCCGGATGGGGCAGGTGCTGGAGGGGGAATCGCGGCCCGGCCACTTCGACGGGATGCTGACGGTGGTGGGCAAGCTGCTGCATCTCACTCGTGCGGATGTGGCGTTGTTCGGGCAGAAGGACGCTCAGCAGCTGGCCCTGGTACGCCGCCTGGTGGCGGACCAGAACCTCCCGGTCCGGATCGAGGCCGTGCCCATTGTGCGTGAAGGGGACGGGTTGGCAATGTCCAGCCGCAACGTGTATCTCGACGAGGAGGAGCGGGTGGCCGCGCTCGTGCTCTCGAGGGCGATGCGGGCCGGCGCGAGCGCTGCCGCTGGCGGGGGGAGCGTGCGGGACGTCCTCGCCGCCGCCCAGCGTGAACTGGACGGCGCAGACAGTTGCGTCCAGCCCGTCTACCTTGCGCTCGTGGATGAGGAGACGATGGAACCGGTTCGCGCCGATGACCCGACGGCGCAAGTAAAGCCCGCACTGCTCCTGGTTGCGGCTCGGGTAGGGAATACCCGGCTGCTCGACAACGCTGTGATCGTGTGGCGACCGCAGGGAGAGGTATGA
- the panD gene encoding aspartate 1-decarboxylase — protein sequence MTTGLLRPMMVGKIHRATVTQADLNYVGSITVDADLLDAADLPEGQQVDVVDITNGARLTTYVIAGERGAGQICINGAAAHLVHPGDLVIVIAYGLLPDAQARTYEPRVVHVDARNAITSLGHDPGEVGPGSGLASAAVPWHST from the coding sequence ATGACGACCGGACTATTACGACCGATGATGGTGGGAAAGATCCACCGCGCGACGGTGACGCAGGCCGACCTGAACTACGTCGGCTCCATCACCGTCGATGCTGATCTGCTCGATGCCGCTGATCTGCCCGAGGGGCAACAGGTGGACGTGGTGGACATCACCAACGGCGCCCGGCTGACCACCTATGTGATCGCGGGCGAGCGAGGTGCTGGGCAGATCTGCATCAACGGTGCTGCGGCGCACCTGGTACATCCTGGCGATCTGGTGATCGTCATCGCCTACGGGTTGCTCCCCGATGCTCAGGCGCGCACTTATGAACCACGGGTGGTGCACGTGGACGCACGGAACGCGATCACCTCGCTCGGTCATGACCCTGGCGAGGTGGGGCCCGGTAGTGGCCTGGCTTCGGCTGCGGTGCCCTGGCACTCCACGTGA
- the lysS gene encoding lysine--tRNA ligase — protein MNTENSPQPAAAPDADVPEQVRVRLEKRARILADGGQAYPVAVPVTHTVAQVRQAYDGTLEAGAETQDVVGVAGRVVYQRNTGKLCFATLQDGAGHTLQVMLSQREVGPDSLAAFKADVDLGDHLFAHGRVIVSRTGELSVFADSWQLAAKAIRPLPVLHKESSEENRVRRRHVDLIARPAARQMVRTRAAVMRSLRESFYQRDFLEIETPMLQTMHGGAAARPFMTHMNAFDIDLYLRIAPELFLKRAVVGGVERVFEINRNFRNEGADSSHSPEFAMLEAYEAYGDYDTMATLTRDLVVTAAQEALGTTVVALPDGSEYDLGAPWSDIQLYPSLSSACGEEITPETSLPELVALADRVGISLDPKTVTHGKVVEELWEHFVGHDLYSPTFVRDFPVDTSPLTRAHRKDPGVVEKWDLYVRGFELATAYSELVDPVIQRERFEEQARLAARGDAEAMQVDEEFLQAMEHGMPPSGGMGMGIDRLLMAITGQGIRETITFPLVKPLS, from the coding sequence GTGAACACCGAGAACTCTCCCCAGCCCGCCGCCGCCCCGGACGCCGACGTCCCTGAGCAGGTTCGGGTGCGGCTGGAGAAGCGGGCGCGAATTCTCGCTGACGGCGGGCAGGCCTACCCGGTTGCGGTGCCCGTCACGCACACCGTGGCCCAGGTTCGCCAGGCCTATGACGGCACCCTGGAGGCCGGTGCGGAAACTCAGGACGTCGTCGGCGTGGCCGGCCGGGTGGTCTACCAGCGAAACACGGGCAAACTGTGCTTTGCCACATTGCAGGACGGTGCCGGCCACACGCTCCAGGTGATGCTCTCCCAGCGGGAGGTCGGCCCGGATTCGCTCGCCGCCTTCAAAGCAGACGTCGATCTGGGCGATCACCTCTTCGCCCATGGCCGGGTGATCGTCTCGCGTACCGGTGAACTCTCCGTGTTCGCCGATTCATGGCAGCTTGCCGCCAAGGCGATCCGGCCGCTTCCGGTGCTGCACAAGGAGAGTTCCGAGGAGAACCGGGTGCGGCGCAGGCACGTGGACTTGATTGCTCGCCCGGCCGCCCGGCAGATGGTCCGCACTCGCGCCGCAGTGATGCGCTCCCTCCGGGAATCCTTTTATCAGCGGGACTTTCTGGAGATCGAAACTCCGATGCTGCAGACCATGCACGGAGGCGCTGCGGCTCGCCCCTTCATGACGCACATGAATGCTTTCGACATCGATCTCTATCTGCGGATCGCGCCCGAGCTCTTCCTCAAGCGAGCCGTCGTCGGTGGTGTTGAGCGAGTATTCGAGATCAATCGCAACTTCCGTAACGAAGGTGCCGACTCCTCACACTCGCCGGAGTTCGCCATGCTCGAGGCATATGAGGCCTATGGCGATTACGACACGATGGCCACGCTGACCCGCGATCTGGTCGTCACCGCCGCTCAAGAGGCGCTCGGCACCACTGTGGTGGCACTTCCGGACGGAAGTGAGTACGACCTCGGGGCGCCCTGGTCCGACATCCAGCTTTACCCATCGCTTTCTTCCGCGTGCGGCGAAGAGATCACCCCGGAGACGTCGCTGCCGGAGCTCGTTGCCCTGGCTGATCGGGTGGGGATATCCCTCGATCCCAAGACGGTGACGCACGGCAAGGTGGTCGAAGAGCTGTGGGAGCATTTCGTTGGCCACGACCTGTATTCCCCCACGTTCGTCCGCGACTTCCCGGTGGACACCTCGCCGCTGACCCGGGCGCACCGCAAAGACCCCGGTGTGGTGGAGAAGTGGGACCTCTACGTGCGGGGTTTCGAGTTGGCCACCGCGTATTCTGAGCTTGTCGACCCGGTGATCCAGCGCGAACGCTTTGAGGAACAGGCACGGTTGGCGGCACGAGGGGACGCCGAGGCGATGCAGGTGGATGAGGAATTCCTCCAAGCGATGGAGCACGGTATGCCACCCTCCGGTGGAATGGGTATGGGAATCGACCGACTCCTGATGGCCATCACTGGCCAGGGAATCCGGGAGACGATCACATTCCCGCTCGTGAAGCCGCTGTCATGA
- a CDS encoding histone-like nucleoid-structuring protein Lsr2, producing MAQKVRVLLIDDIDGSDAEETVTFGLDGVTYEIDLNAKNAAKLRDDLASWVGAGRRSGGRKSTGRKAGGARSGSSDAQKIREWAKQNGYKVSERGRVSAEIREAYAKAH from the coding sequence ATGGCCCAGAAGGTCCGCGTTCTGCTTATTGACGACATTGATGGTTCGGACGCTGAGGAGACCGTGACGTTCGGGCTCGATGGCGTGACCTATGAGATTGATCTGAACGCCAAGAATGCGGCGAAGCTGCGCGATGACCTTGCTTCGTGGGTCGGCGCAGGGCGGCGCTCCGGTGGCCGTAAGTCCACCGGGCGCAAGGCCGGCGGCGCACGCTCCGGCAGCTCGGATGCGCAGAAGATCCGTGAGTGGGCGAAGCAGAACGGCTACAAGGTCAGCGAGCGGGGCCGTGTCTCCGCTGAGATTCGTGAGGCCTACGCCAAGGCGCACTGA
- a CDS encoding lactonase family protein: MTASRHICIGTKGTRSGHGIWRYQHRSGSPWGERPPELLVETPASSFIAFHPSAERLYAVAEGGDGAVTSFDVGAACALQPTATVRTGGSAPCHLLVHPFGEWLYVANYADGVLTAIPLDEAGDVTEDVLTYHHAGSGPHPERQDGPHAHFAAISENGAWLIVTDLGTDQLRAYPLDEGHPIDEPVLTDLPPGCGPRHVVVTPGFVYVSGELSGEVLTLEWDEEHGRGRVLDQRAAATRPGEHLLSHIERYQDRLFVGVRGSDSLSTFAIRSDGIPELIGEVATAAWPRHLAVAEGAVLVAGEEADVLAVHPISDGIAGPVDAELPVPGPMCVLPL; encoded by the coding sequence ATGACTGCGTCGAGGCATATCTGTATCGGGACCAAGGGCACACGCTCGGGGCACGGCATCTGGCGATACCAGCACCGCTCGGGATCGCCATGGGGAGAACGGCCGCCTGAGCTCTTGGTCGAGACCCCAGCGTCCAGCTTCATCGCCTTTCATCCGTCGGCGGAACGGCTCTACGCCGTTGCCGAGGGCGGCGATGGGGCTGTCACGTCCTTCGACGTCGGCGCGGCCTGCGCACTGCAGCCCACCGCAACCGTGCGCACCGGCGGGTCGGCGCCGTGCCACCTGCTGGTGCACCCCTTCGGAGAATGGCTCTACGTGGCCAACTACGCCGACGGGGTGCTGACTGCGATCCCGCTCGATGAGGCCGGTGACGTCACCGAGGATGTGCTCACCTACCACCATGCCGGCTCGGGTCCGCACCCGGAGCGCCAGGATGGCCCGCATGCCCACTTCGCCGCGATCAGTGAGAACGGTGCCTGGTTGATCGTGACCGATCTGGGCACTGATCAGTTGCGCGCGTATCCACTCGACGAGGGTCACCCGATCGACGAGCCAGTCCTGACCGACCTGCCACCCGGGTGCGGGCCGCGGCACGTGGTCGTCACGCCCGGCTTCGTCTACGTGAGCGGTGAACTCAGCGGTGAGGTCCTCACCCTTGAATGGGATGAGGAGCACGGGCGCGGACGGGTGCTCGATCAGCGTGCCGCTGCCACCAGGCCAGGGGAGCACCTGCTCTCCCACATCGAGCGGTATCAGGACCGGCTCTTCGTGGGCGTGCGCGGCTCTGACTCACTCTCCACCTTCGCCATCCGGTCTGACGGCATCCCTGAACTGATCGGTGAGGTCGCCACCGCGGCATGGCCCCGGCACCTCGCCGTCGCCGAGGGTGCTGTGCTCGTGGCAGGCGAGGAGGCCGATGTGCTCGCCGTTCACCCCATCTCGGACGGTATCGCCGGTCCGGTCGACGCCGAGTTGCCCGTTCCCGGGCCGATGTGCGTGCTGCCGCTGTGA
- a CDS encoding phosphoglyceromutase has protein sequence MTYTLILLRHGESEWNAKNLFTGWVDVPLSETGIEEARRGGQLLIDAGVLPDVLHTSMLRRAITTANLTLDAADRHWIPVKRSWRLNERHYGALQGKDKKQIRDEFGEEQFMTWRRSYDVPPPAIEAGSEFSQDADPRYAGEPIPATECLKDVLARALPYWDSAVVPDLKEGKVVLVAAHGNSLRAIIKHLDGIDDETIAGLNVPTGIPLLYELDENLKPLTKGGRYLDPKAAEAAIAAVANQGR, from the coding sequence ATGACGTACACCCTCATCCTGCTCCGCCACGGCGAGAGCGAATGGAACGCCAAGAACCTGTTCACCGGCTGGGTTGATGTGCCCTTGTCCGAGACCGGAATCGAGGAAGCCCGCCGCGGCGGGCAACTCCTCATTGACGCCGGCGTGCTGCCGGATGTGCTGCACACCTCGATGCTGCGACGTGCGATCACGACGGCGAATCTTACCTTGGACGCGGCCGACCGGCATTGGATTCCGGTCAAGCGCTCCTGGCGTCTCAACGAGCGCCACTACGGCGCGCTGCAGGGCAAGGACAAGAAGCAGATTCGGGACGAGTTCGGTGAGGAGCAGTTCATGACCTGGCGGCGCTCCTACGATGTGCCGCCGCCGGCGATCGAAGCGGGTTCGGAGTTCTCCCAGGATGCTGACCCGCGGTATGCCGGTGAACCGATCCCGGCGACTGAGTGCCTCAAGGACGTCCTCGCCCGCGCGCTGCCCTACTGGGACTCCGCCGTGGTGCCGGACCTCAAGGAGGGCAAGGTGGTGCTGGTAGCCGCGCACGGCAACTCGCTGCGTGCCATCATCAAGCACCTGGACGGGATCGACGATGAGACGATCGCCGGGCTCAATGTGCCCACCGGGATCCCGTTGCTCTACGAACTTGACGAGAACCTGAAGCCGCTGACCAAGGGCGGGCGCTACCTCGACCCGAAGGCAGCCGAGGCCGCCATCGCCGCAGTCGCCAACCAGGGCCGCTGA
- the phoU gene encoding phosphate signaling complex protein PhoU has protein sequence MRAIFEQELGQVGEGLLQMARQVQAAVRDASTALETADLQLAEQVIAADDAIDSIERELDERCVTLLARQQPVATDLRVIVSGLRISASIERMGDLARHIAQVTRMRYPDQALPEQAREIFAELATAANGVAANVVALLESHDLELASAIEREDDVLDELHQRTFTTTLAPDWTGSVPQTVDVTLLARFYERFGDHAVSVAQRISYLVTGELDAPTD, from the coding sequence GTGCGAGCGATCTTCGAGCAGGAGCTAGGTCAGGTCGGTGAAGGCCTGCTGCAGATGGCACGGCAGGTGCAGGCTGCGGTGCGCGACGCCTCCACTGCACTGGAAACGGCCGACCTGCAGTTGGCGGAGCAGGTGATCGCGGCTGATGATGCGATCGACAGCATCGAGCGAGAGCTCGACGAACGCTGCGTGACGCTGCTCGCGCGGCAACAGCCGGTGGCGACGGACCTGCGCGTGATCGTCTCGGGTCTGCGGATCAGCGCCTCGATCGAGCGGATGGGTGACCTCGCTCGCCACATCGCCCAGGTGACCCGGATGCGCTACCCGGACCAGGCGCTTCCCGAGCAGGCGCGTGAGATCTTCGCCGAGCTGGCCACGGCCGCCAACGGCGTGGCCGCCAATGTGGTGGCGCTCCTGGAGAGCCATGACCTCGAACTCGCTTCCGCGATCGAGCGGGAGGACGACGTGCTGGATGAACTGCACCAGCGCACGTTCACCACGACGCTCGCCCCGGACTGGACCGGTTCGGTCCCGCAGACCGTCGATGTCACGCTCCTCGCGCGCTTCTACGAGCGATTCGGGGACCACGCCGTCTCCGTCGCCCAGCGCATCTCCTACCTGGTGACCGGCGAACTGGACGCGCCCACCGACTAA
- a CDS encoding sensor histidine kinase has translation MDQAWLIVAVGVLGLFVGASAALAFRVSERSQRGTDSSEPARMGLDDDVAALLAALRSDSVLLGPSGEVLRAAPAAYSAGLVRNGAIAHAPLEELIEEVRTSGRSRDEQMIIPRSQVPGSDRLAFDLRVAPLTGGRVLVLAEDRTAERRVEEVRRDFVANVSHELKTPVGAIALLAETAADAADDPDAVRHFSAGMQRESIRLSALVQEIIELSRLQAPEREVDFVEVPLDAVVAEAVDRVRVEAEARDVTVVVGGQRGLRVLGDHALLVTALRNLLDNALRYSPTGTRVSVGVRESDGIAEIAVVDQGVGLSPEDAPRVFERFYRVDPARSRETGGTGLGLSIVKHVAANHGGEVRVWSTPGRGSTFTLRIPAAEAAQDPASQPATAPDSGAEGEKP, from the coding sequence GTGGACCAGGCGTGGCTGATCGTGGCAGTCGGCGTGCTCGGCCTGTTCGTCGGGGCGAGTGCGGCGCTGGCCTTTCGTGTGTCCGAGCGCAGCCAACGTGGGACTGACTCGAGTGAGCCGGCACGAATGGGCCTCGACGACGATGTTGCCGCACTGCTCGCGGCCCTGCGCTCGGATTCTGTGCTCCTCGGGCCCTCAGGAGAGGTCCTCCGTGCCGCGCCGGCGGCATACAGCGCCGGTCTCGTGCGCAACGGGGCGATCGCCCATGCGCCGCTGGAGGAGTTGATCGAGGAGGTGCGTACCTCTGGGCGCAGCCGGGACGAGCAGATGATCATCCCGCGCTCGCAGGTGCCGGGCTCGGATCGGCTCGCCTTCGATCTGCGTGTCGCACCGCTGACCGGCGGGCGGGTCCTGGTGCTTGCCGAGGACCGGACGGCGGAACGCCGGGTGGAGGAGGTGCGCCGGGACTTTGTGGCGAATGTCTCCCACGAGTTGAAGACGCCCGTGGGTGCGATCGCCCTGCTTGCCGAGACCGCCGCCGATGCTGCCGACGATCCCGATGCAGTCCGCCACTTCTCGGCCGGTATGCAGCGCGAGAGTATTCGCCTGTCCGCCCTGGTGCAGGAGATCATCGAACTCTCCCGGCTCCAGGCGCCCGAGCGCGAGGTGGATTTCGTTGAGGTCCCGCTGGATGCAGTCGTGGCCGAGGCGGTGGATCGAGTGCGCGTAGAAGCCGAGGCACGAGATGTGACCGTCGTCGTCGGTGGGCAGCGCGGTCTACGGGTGCTCGGCGATCACGCACTGCTCGTGACCGCCTTGCGCAATCTTCTCGACAATGCGCTGCGCTATTCACCCACCGGAACCCGCGTGAGTGTGGGTGTGCGGGAGTCAGACGGCATCGCGGAGATCGCCGTCGTGGATCAAGGCGTGGGCCTGTCTCCCGAGGACGCTCCCCGCGTCTTTGAGCGCTTCTACCGGGTGGACCCGGCCCGCTCCCGAGAAACCGGAGGCACCGGACTGGGGCTCTCGATTGTCAAGCACGTGGCCGCCAACCACGGCGGCGAGGTACGCGTGTGGTCGACGCCGGGCCGCGGTTCCACCTTCACCCTACGGATCCCCGCAGCTGAGGCCGCGCAGGATCCCGCCAGTCAGCCTGCCACTGCGCCCGACTCGGGCGCGGAAGGAGAGAAGCCGTGA
- a CDS encoding response regulator transcription factor, whose translation MTRILLVEDEDSYREPLTYQLTREGFEVIAVATGSDALVEFDRSSIDLVLLDLMLPGFSGVEVCRELRQRSSVPVIMLTAKDSEIDKVVGLEIGADDYVTKPYSFRELLARIRAVLRRGGDGSGEVDEPSVLSVGRVRMDTDRHVVTVGSEEVALPLREFELLELFLRNPDRVLTRGQLIDRVWGADYVGDTKTLDVHVKRIRAKVEKDPVQPQVLVTVRGLGYKLVSEG comes from the coding sequence GTGACCCGTATCCTGCTCGTCGAGGACGAGGACTCCTATCGTGAGCCGCTCACGTACCAGCTCACCCGGGAGGGCTTTGAGGTGATCGCCGTGGCCACCGGCTCCGATGCGCTCGTGGAGTTCGACCGCTCGAGCATCGATCTGGTGTTGCTGGACTTGATGCTGCCTGGCTTCTCCGGCGTGGAGGTGTGCCGGGAACTGCGCCAGCGCAGCAGCGTGCCGGTGATCATGCTCACCGCGAAGGACAGTGAGATCGACAAGGTGGTCGGGCTTGAGATCGGTGCGGACGACTACGTGACCAAGCCGTACTCGTTCCGGGAGCTGCTCGCCCGGATCAGGGCGGTGCTGCGTCGCGGGGGCGACGGTAGCGGTGAGGTGGACGAGCCGTCCGTGCTCAGCGTCGGCCGGGTCCGGATGGACACAGACCGGCACGTGGTCACTGTGGGCAGCGAGGAGGTGGCGCTGCCGTTGCGCGAGTTCGAGCTGCTTGAGCTGTTCCTGCGCAATCCTGACCGGGTGCTCACCCGCGGTCAGCTCATCGATCGTGTGTGGGGTGCCGACTACGTGGGCGACACGAAGACGCTGGACGTCCACGTGAAGCGGATCCGGGCGAAGGTGGAGAAGGATCCGGTCCAGCCGCAGGTGCTGGTCACCGTTCGCGGACTCGGCTACAAACTCGTCTCCGAGGGCTGA
- a CDS encoding CarD family transcriptional regulator, whose translation MTFTVGETVVYPHHGAALIEEISKRIIRGEEKLYLRLKVAQGDLTIEVPAENVDLVGVRDVVGKEGLEKVFEVLRAPYTEEPTNWSRRYKANVEKIASGDVIKVAEVVRDLSRRDADRGLSAGEKRMLARARQILVSELALAEHTEEEKAEAMLDEVLAS comes from the coding sequence ATGACCTTCACAGTCGGCGAGACCGTCGTCTACCCGCACCACGGGGCGGCCCTCATTGAAGAGATCTCCAAGCGAATCATTCGGGGGGAGGAAAAGCTCTATTTGCGGCTCAAGGTGGCCCAAGGCGATCTGACCATCGAGGTCCCCGCGGAGAATGTCGATCTTGTCGGCGTGCGTGACGTCGTCGGTAAAGAAGGCCTGGAGAAGGTCTTCGAGGTACTCCGCGCCCCGTATACCGAGGAGCCGACGAACTGGTCCCGCCGGTACAAGGCGAACGTTGAGAAGATCGCCTCGGGTGATGTGATCAAGGTGGCCGAAGTGGTGCGCGACCTTTCCCGCCGGGATGCCGATCGCGGCCTATCCGCCGGTGAGAAGCGGATGCTCGCCCGGGCCCGCCAGATTCTCGTCTCTGAGCTCGCTCTCGCCGAGCACACCGAAGAGGAGAAGGCCGAGGCCATGCTGGACGAGGTCCTCGCCTCCTGA
- a CDS encoding IspD/TarI family cytidylyltransferase, translating into MPLAGRALVALAAERLAASGVVAEIVVTAPAGHLDEVQSAVLAATQTWADLRVQIVAGGPSRQASVAAGLAALGPTAEVILVHDAARPLASPALIRQLVATVDSGHDAVIPAVPVIDTIKEVDDGDPPVALRTVNRSALRAVQTPQAFRAHVLRRAHEVGAAQAADESTAVSDDAGLVEALGLPVYVIAGERAAMKVTTAHDLAIAELYLREGA; encoded by the coding sequence GTGCCCCTGGCAGGGCGGGCGTTGGTCGCTCTCGCGGCCGAGCGGCTCGCCGCCTCCGGGGTGGTCGCCGAGATCGTGGTGACAGCACCGGCCGGACATCTGGACGAGGTCCAGTCGGCTGTGCTCGCCGCGACTCAGACGTGGGCAGACCTCCGAGTGCAGATCGTGGCCGGTGGTCCCTCCCGGCAGGCGTCCGTTGCCGCCGGGCTGGCTGCCCTCGGGCCGACGGCGGAGGTCATCTTGGTGCACGACGCCGCCCGCCCGCTCGCCTCACCTGCGCTGATCCGGCAACTGGTCGCCACGGTCGACTCCGGTCATGACGCCGTGATTCCCGCGGTCCCCGTGATCGACACCATCAAGGAGGTCGACGACGGCGATCCTCCCGTCGCCCTGCGAACGGTCAACCGCTCGGCGCTACGTGCGGTGCAGACGCCTCAGGCGTTTCGCGCCCATGTGCTGCGACGGGCCCACGAGGTCGGCGCAGCCCAGGCGGCGGATGAGTCGACGGCGGTCAGTGACGATGCGGGACTCGTGGAGGCGCTCGGGCTCCCGGTGTACGTGATTGCGGGGGAGCGGGCGGCGATGAAAGTGACCACTGCCCACGATCTGGCGATCGCCGAGTTGTACCTGAGGGAGGGGGCATGA
- the ispF gene encoding 2-C-methyl-D-erythritol 2,4-cyclodiphosphate synthase — protein sequence MTIPRTGIGVDVHAFATDGSTGLALAGLHFPDEPALVGHSDGDVAAHAAADALFSAAGLGDLGQQFGTADPQWAGAAGVVLLGEAARRVRGAGFEIGNVAVQVIGSRPKLGPVRAQAQQALSEAAGAPVTISATTTDGLGFTGRGEGLAAIATALVVPRERAHPT from the coding sequence ATGACGATCCCACGCACCGGGATCGGGGTGGACGTGCACGCGTTCGCCACCGACGGTTCCACCGGGCTCGCACTCGCAGGGCTGCACTTTCCTGACGAGCCCGCTCTGGTGGGGCACTCCGACGGCGATGTGGCCGCTCATGCGGCTGCGGACGCACTGTTCAGCGCTGCCGGATTGGGGGATCTGGGTCAGCAGTTCGGTACCGCTGATCCGCAATGGGCCGGTGCCGCGGGGGTGGTGTTGCTCGGTGAGGCCGCGCGCCGGGTGCGTGGCGCCGGGTTCGAGATCGGAAACGTCGCCGTGCAGGTGATCGGCAGCCGCCCGAAACTTGGCCCAGTCCGTGCGCAGGCGCAGCAAGCGCTGTCGGAGGCTGCGGGCGCCCCAGTCACCATCTCGGCCACGACCACGGACGGGCTCGGCTTCACGGGCCGCGGCGAGGGATTGGCCGCGATCGCCACCGCCCTCGTCGTGCCACGAGAGCGCGCTCACCCCACCTGA
- a CDS encoding MarR family winged helix-turn-helix transcriptional regulator encodes MKGWSHRHREPPNPDADLHELLLYAAHQTRRAWAQSLEEWGLSPHQAMALRTAMADDGGRVSDLAARLRIAPRSATEVVDTLEERGLIERVRSPEDRRAVLVQVTDDGRGLVEHIERARDEAQRTMFDRLSPDDQDELRRLLRTLIDTG; translated from the coding sequence ATGAAAGGCTGGTCACATCGCCACCGGGAGCCACCGAACCCCGATGCAGACCTGCACGAACTGCTCCTCTACGCGGCGCACCAGACGCGCCGGGCGTGGGCACAGTCGCTCGAGGAGTGGGGGCTCTCGCCGCACCAGGCGATGGCCCTGCGTACCGCGATGGCCGACGACGGTGGTCGGGTTTCCGACCTCGCCGCGCGATTGCGCATCGCACCACGGTCCGCGACCGAGGTGGTGGACACCTTAGAAGAGCGCGGCCTTATCGAGCGGGTGCGCTCCCCCGAGGACCGTCGCGCCGTCCTCGTTCAGGTGACCGACGACGGCCGAGGATTGGTCGAGCACATCGAACGCGCGCGCGACGAGGCGCAGCGGACCATGTTCGATCGGCTGAGCCCTGACGATCAGGACGAGCTACGACGCCTCCTGCGCACCCTCATCGACACTGGGTGA